From a region of the Sphaerodactylus townsendi isolate TG3544 linkage group LG16, MPM_Stown_v2.3, whole genome shotgun sequence genome:
- the HASPIN gene encoding serine/threonine-protein kinase haspin: MERRRPRLLRTYAGQRGLGRKAGGGQAGLRRVCPAPPWISPLVDPRHFFSSSSASSLDEVRSPPRRRAQQGAKENRAPAKRRGGRACRLPSTPLCKNVTRRPRRAGLRLRPPLGCSTPQRPLEVVEGSSASSSCLCCSPSSPPDVLRENRGTPGHGLPNLSLVTMDSDAHMQATAGSLELFSHGDAGSLLHEPPYLSPQVRAAAMPTSEADRPPSSCLPFRSQFALPSGGLCDSAAPPLRDWGGLAVPSNNAVSPPSGRLRDVDGDHSPKLPVTPKTHTPPQRSLQGAFQLQVHVCDGKVALSLPKGTEPLEHKRQRMSVQVDATPYKRADEINGVLSDDGSDFSLPENSPRLQPVVILDNRVVPNWLAAKSSGKQAVGRSQEKDCALESESPCAIPGLSDPSNQVIPTCGGGTTGKKACISGFSSRRWGQRGKPGQGRRKKNTGWKKQADIPLLQDRPKWNETEDDLVPSSFLDGSPVTNCTLWRRIRASLSLHKKKKILSEAESLNSSKLSTSSARSLPAGPPNTPFTRKLGYSICPSSSMVLLSSMNSSSVAEVMLTDAEKVYGECQQEAPVSFEECIPQDRMRKCEKIGEGVFGEVFKTDGEKGAVALKIIPIEGSAKVNGEAQKTFSEILPEIIISKELSLLAEEEENQTAGFISLHSAHCVRGAYPERLLKAWDDYDRRRQSENDRPDFFGDQQLFMVLEFEFGGTDLENMRNRQLNSVLVAKSILHQVTASLAVAEEALQFEHRDLHWGNVLIKRTTLRELSFKLKGESRTLPTHGVLVNIIDYTFSRLEKDGLTVYCDLSADEEVFQGRGDYQFDIYRQMREENLNGWADYFPHSNILWLHYLTDKLLKEVSYRKKPTSSSMRQVQKQLELFSKGVLSFCSATELLNSSTFFR, translated from the coding sequence ATGGAGAGGCGCCGGCCGCGGCTGCTGAGGACCTACGCCGGGCAGCGGGGCCTCGGGCGGAAGGCGGGCGGCGGCCAGGCCGGACTGAGGCGcgtgtgccccgccccgccctggatCTCGCCCCTGGTCGACCCGCGGCACTTCTTCAGCAGCTCCTCGGCCTCCTCCCTCGACGAGGTTCGCAGCCCGCCCCGCAGGAGGGCCCAGCAGGGGGCCAAGGAGAACCGCGCCCCGGCCAAGAGGAGGGGGGGCCGGGCCTGCCGCCTGCCCTCCACCCCGCTGTGCAAGAACGTCACCCGGCGCCCCCGGCGAGCTGGCCTTCGGCTGCGGCCTCCCTTAGGGTGCAGCACCCCGCAGAGACCCCtggaggtggtggaggggagctcTGCGTCCTCCTCCTGCCTCTGCTGCAGCCCTTCTAGCCCACCAGACGTCCTCAGGGAGAACCGCGGCACCCCTGGCCATGGGCTGCCCAACCTGAGCTTGGTGACTATGGACAGCGATGCGCACATGCAGGCCACCGCAggcagcttggagctcttctcgCACGGAGACGCCGGGAGCCTGCTCCACGAGCCCCCTTATCTGAGTCCTCAAGTGCGAGCTGCGGCCATGCCAACTTCCGAGGCGGATCGCCCACCATCTTCTTGCCTGCCCTTTCGAAGCCAGTTTGCCTTGCCGTCAGGTGGCCTCTGTGACAGCGCAGCACCTCCGCTCAGGGACTGGGGAGGCCTCGCAGTGCCTTCCAATAACGCTGTGTCTCCTCCAAGTGGGCGTCTTCGAGATGTCGATGGGGACCATTCCCCAAAGCTGCCGGTGACGCCAAAGACCCACACGCCACCCCAGAGATCTCTCCAGGGAGCTTTCCAGTTACAGGTTCACGTGTGTGATGGAAAGGTTGCCCTCTCTTTGCCAAAGGGCACAGAGCCTCTTGAGCACAAGAGGCAGAGGATGTCCGTTCAAGTGGACGCGACACCATATAAAAGAGCAGATGAAATCAATGGGGTTCTCTCAGACGACGGGAGTGACTTCAGCCTGCCCGAAAACAGCCCTCGCCTGCAGCCTGTTGTGATTCTCGACAATCGAGTGGTGCCCAACTGGTTGGCTGCTAAGAGCTCTGGAAAACAAGCAGTGGGTCGTTCGCAGGAAAAAGACTGTGCCTTGGAGTCAGAGTCCCCCTGTGCCATTCCTGGACTGTCTGACCCCAGCAATCAAGTGATCCCCACCTGTGGTGGGGGAACCACTGGGAAGAAAGCCTGTATCAGCGGATTCAGTTCCAGAAGGTGGGGCCAACGAGGAAAACCCGGGCAGGGCCGGCGCAAGAAAAACACGGGGTGGAAAAAACAGGCCGACATCCCCCTCCTTCAGGATCGTCCGAAATGGAACGAGACGGAAGACGACCTTGTTCCCTCTTCGTTTTTGGATGGCTCCCCGGTAACAAACTGCACCTTGTGGCGCAGGATCCGAGCCTCTCTTTCCCTccacaagaaaaagaaaattctgtCCGAAGCCGAAAGTTTGAACAGCAGCAAGCTGAGCACTTCCTCAGCCAGATCCCTCCCTGCGGGGCCACCCAACACCCCTTTCACTCGAAAACTTGGCTATTCGATTTGCCCTTCCTCTTCCATGGTTCTGCTGTCGTCCATGAACTCCTCTTCTGTCGCAGAGGTGATGCTGACTGATGCGGAAAAAGTGTATGGGGAGTGCCAACAGGAAGCCCCCGTCTCCTTTGAGGAGTGTATCCCCCAGGACAGAATGCGAAAATGTGAGAAAATTGGCGAGGGGGTCTTTGGGGAAGTTTTCAAAACAGATGGCGAGAAGGGAGCCGTGGCTTTGAAAATCATTCCCATCGAAGGGAGCGCCAAAGTCAACGGAGAAGCTCAGAAGACTTTCAGCGAGATCTTGCCAGAGATCATCATTTCAAAAGAACTCAGTCTTTTGGCTGAAGAGGAGGAGAACCAAACGGCTGGGTTTATCAGCTTGCATTCTGCGCACTGCGTGCGAGGAGCCTACCCCGAGCGTCTCCTGAAAGCCTGGGATGACTACGACAGGCGGAGACAGTCTGAAAACGACAGGCCAGATTTCTTTGGAGACCAGCAACTCTTCATGGTCCTGGAGTTTGAGTTTGGCGGCACCGACCTGGAGAACATGAGGAACCGGCAGCTGAACTCTGTGTTAGTCGCTAAAagcattttgcaccaggtcactgCTTCTTTGGCGGTGGCAGAGGAAGCGTTGCAATTTGAGCACCGGGATCTGCACTGGGGGAACGTGCTGATCAAGAGAACCACCTTGCGGGAGCTGAGTTTCAAGCTGAAAGGGGAAAGCCGCACCCTTCCCACTCACGGAGTCCTTGTGAACATTATCGACTATACCTTCTCCCGGCTGGAGAAAGATGGCCTCACGGTGTACTGCGACCTCTCCGCTGACGAAGAGGTCTTCCAAGGGAGAGGGGACTACCAGTTTGACATTTACAGGCAAATGAGAGAGGAGAACTTGAACGGTTGGGCTGATTATTTTCCCCACAGCAATATCCTGTGGCTTCACTACCTGACAGATAAGCTTTTGAAAGAGGTGTCTTACAGGAAGAAGCCCACATCTTCCTCCATGAGGCaggtgcagaaacagctggagttGTTCTCTAAAGGGGTTCTCAGCTTCTGCTCTGCCACAGAGCTGTTAAACTCAAGCACCTTCTTCCGCTGA